One genomic segment of Trueperaceae bacterium includes these proteins:
- a CDS encoding SRPBCC domain-containing protein, with protein sequence MTTASKMNSRVENEKELVLERVFEAPRELVFEMFSKCEHLENWWGPKGWELPVCRLDFRPGGEWHYCMKCVDENQGDFFGMESWGKQIFHEIEVPVKIAYTDYFSDAEGNINRELPATTATVEFIDLGGRTKVVSRSQYASADALKTVLDMGMLQGVTETWDRLEELLRETR encoded by the coding sequence ATGACCACCGCAAGCAAGATGAATTCGAGAGTCGAGAACGAGAAGGAACTGGTACTGGAGCGCGTCTTCGAGGCTCCGCGGGAGCTCGTCTTCGAGATGTTCTCGAAGTGCGAACACCTGGAGAACTGGTGGGGACCGAAAGGTTGGGAGCTGCCGGTGTGCAGACTCGACTTCAGGCCGGGCGGCGAGTGGCACTACTGCATGAAGTGTGTCGACGAGAACCAGGGGGACTTCTTCGGGATGGAGTCTTGGGGCAAGCAGATCTTCCACGAGATCGAAGTACCGGTGAAGATCGCGTACACCGACTACTTCTCGGATGCCGAAGGGAATATCAACCGTGAACTGCCGGCAACTACTGCGACGGTGGAGTTCATCGACCTCGGAGGCAGGACGAAGGTGGTGAGCCGTTCCCAGTACGCGTCGGCAGATGCGCTCAAGACGGTACTCGACATGGGCATGCTGCAGGGCGTGACGGAGACCTGGGACCGCCTCGAAGAGCTGCTGCGCGAGACCCGGTAA
- a CDS encoding metalloregulator ArsR/SmtB family transcription factor, whose translation MNEKEVKRDRSRGPSEEVATESAALRSSAMGALAEPNRMRIVELLRSGPKTVGEIADRLELKQPQTSKHLKVLSESGIVEVRADANRRIYRLRPEPFRALDAWLHSFRPITEEKLDQLDEYLRNLQTKNSERDR comes from the coding sequence ATGAACGAGAAGGAGGTGAAACGAGATCGGAGCAGGGGGCCTTCCGAAGAGGTAGCGACCGAGAGCGCGGCTCTCCGTTCGTCGGCGATGGGCGCACTGGCGGAACCGAACCGCATGCGGATAGTCGAGCTCCTGCGGAGCGGCCCGAAGACCGTAGGAGAGATCGCCGATCGACTGGAGCTCAAGCAACCGCAGACCTCCAAGCACCTGAAGGTCCTGAGCGAGAGCGGGATCGTGGAAGTAAGAGCGGACGCGAACCGCAGGATCTATCGACTGCGCCCCGAGCCGTTCCGTGCGCTCGATGCCTGGCTTCACTCCTTCCGCCCCATAACCGAGGAGAAACTCGACCAGCTGGATGAGTATCTAAGGAATCTGCAGACGAAGAACAGCGAACGAGATCGCTAG
- a CDS encoding S8 family serine peptidase gives MSRERLRANLIVVLLLCSALLVGCRTSGSPEATFRQLSVTADLDLDYALRGEVVSGKVYGDNARGVKVSVAGIPAEVTVLTGNTFEFVVPQAAPTGRQQVVVELQTRTLDHVLYVLGDDVDERVFSLTLAPGTTTEELAEALAGIDYELVSGPYSLGADAGVCSGERVEIRVSGMGTGWALTQLNQLAGGGVVLGSDPLTGYSSGATSPLSAIGGRLARSRGLTGSGTMIAVLDTGVSSHTELGSRLLTEQGYDFVDLGSPPVDDYPGGHGTPVAVLAAGTLSGVAPSASILPVRVCNGNGICYSDDVLAGICYALATAERSGPGMDDLVLNLSFGGETPVDSVAQALAFAVERGAVVAASAGNGGGRGSPAHYPAAHDLEGVVVTGALDASLLDELLGKWSPASFSTRGNYVDIAAPGVALRSGSPDGLYGTGYTGTSYASAFTAGALALWQEVHPELTAPEIEAGLEAAAEPLPYPETAVGAGMLDVSTDP, from the coding sequence ATGTCGCGCGAACGTCTTCGAGCCAACTTGATCGTCGTCCTGCTGCTGTGCAGTGCTTTGCTGGTGGGTTGCAGAACCTCCGGATCTCCGGAGGCGACCTTCAGGCAGCTATCGGTAACAGCGGATCTCGATCTCGACTACGCACTCCGCGGTGAAGTGGTCTCCGGAAAGGTCTACGGTGACAACGCCAGGGGTGTGAAGGTCAGCGTCGCCGGGATCCCGGCTGAAGTAACCGTCCTGACTGGCAACACTTTCGAGTTCGTCGTCCCCCAGGCAGCTCCTACGGGCCGGCAGCAGGTCGTCGTCGAGCTGCAGACGAGGACCCTGGACCATGTTCTGTACGTGCTCGGCGACGACGTCGATGAGCGCGTGTTCTCGCTGACGCTGGCGCCGGGTACGACTACCGAGGAGTTGGCCGAGGCACTCGCGGGGATCGACTACGAGCTCGTTTCGGGGCCTTACTCGCTCGGGGCCGATGCCGGCGTGTGCAGTGGCGAGAGGGTCGAGATCAGGGTCTCCGGGATGGGAACCGGCTGGGCGCTCACCCAACTGAACCAGCTCGCCGGCGGAGGCGTGGTGCTCGGGAGCGATCCGCTCACCGGCTACTCGTCGGGAGCCACCTCACCGCTTTCGGCCATCGGGGGCCGACTGGCGAGGAGCCGCGGCCTCACCGGGTCCGGTACGATGATCGCCGTTCTCGACACCGGGGTATCGAGCCATACCGAGCTGGGCAGCAGACTGCTCACAGAGCAAGGCTACGACTTCGTCGACCTGGGATCGCCGCCGGTCGATGATTACCCGGGCGGTCACGGTACGCCGGTCGCGGTTCTGGCCGCCGGCACTCTCTCGGGCGTGGCGCCCTCGGCTTCCATCCTTCCTGTGAGGGTGTGTAACGGGAACGGAATCTGCTACAGCGACGACGTACTCGCTGGTATCTGCTACGCACTTGCGACGGCCGAACGAAGCGGCCCGGGTATGGACGATCTCGTTCTCAACCTGAGCTTCGGAGGCGAGACGCCGGTCGATTCCGTAGCCCAGGCACTGGCGTTCGCGGTAGAGCGCGGCGCGGTGGTGGCCGCTTCGGCCGGCAACGGGGGTGGGCGAGGCTCGCCCGCCCACTATCCGGCGGCACACGACCTCGAAGGAGTGGTCGTTACCGGAGCGCTCGACGCCTCGCTCCTCGACGAGCTGCTCGGCAAGTGGTCGCCTGCGTCGTTCAGCACGCGCGGGAACTACGTGGACATCGCGGCTCCGGGCGTCGCCCTCAGGAGCGGTAGTCCCGACGGCCTCTACGGCACCGGCTACACCGGCACGTCGTACGCCTCGGCGTTCACGGCGGGCGCGCTGGCGCTGTGGCAGGAGGTGCACCCCGAGCTCACGGCGCCCGAGATCGAAGCCGGTCTCGAAGCGGCCGCCGAGCCCCTGCCCTACCCGGAGACGGCGGTGGGCGCCGGCATGCTCGACGTATCGACCGATCCTTGA